Proteins from a genomic interval of Amphiura filiformis chromosome 9, Afil_fr2py, whole genome shotgun sequence:
- the LOC140160225 gene encoding thyrotropin-releasing hormone receptor-like — protein MSQDDCVSSLCNGTTYKRTSDTIKQYENAEIILLTIIMPVILIFGVIGNVAFLYVVTRISWMHTIPNKYLSHLAVADIILLLAAIGEKLARYLLSPYAYDEAILGYFGCVVIPVMKYSGYYASMLFVTLVTLERYYAVCRPLDRFLNNTNKRSSQVIIGAWTTSSVLGCTQIPATCNIITYCILWTIEELQQESNLPESIGYCHPVNMLHWLEDVSIIIQTITFLFAMICNAILYIEIIRTLNRRVGVMDINTADREQRGVTLHRLESNPGQNHREVTRHMRDRIARMLIVNGTIFFLLMAPFQIIMLAKAFTTKDPLVWEKEFGAWMQIFRVLTYLNSMVNPIVFNVTNPRYRKAFQEAFLCSRLKEDNTSVVVLRPSHDQ, from the coding sequence ATGTCCCAGGATGATTGCGTCTCATCCCTTTGTAACGGAACAACCTACAAACGTACATCAGACACTATAAAACAATATGAGAATGCTGAAATTATTCTTCTAACTATCATCATGCCAGTAATTCTGATATTCGGCGTGATTGGTAATGTCGCCTTCCTTTATGTCGTCACAAGAATATCATGGATGCATACTATTCCAAATAAGTATCTTTCACATCTTGCTGTTGCAGACATAATCCTTCTTCTCGCTGCTATTGGAGAGAAACTAGCCCGGTATTTGCTGTCCCCATACGCATACGATGAAGCAATTCTTGGTTACTTTGGATGTGTCGTGATACCTGTTATGAAATATTCTGGCTACTATGCTTCAATGTTGTTCGTTACACTCGTGACATTAGAAAGGTACTATGCAGTATGTCGTCCTCTTGATAGATTCTTGAATAATACCAATAAGAGATCTTCCCAAGTTATCATTGGTGCTTGGACAACATCTTCTGTACTTGGGTGTACTCAGATCCCAGCCACATGCAACATAATCACGTATTGTATTCTCTGGACTATTGAAGAATTACAACAGGAATCCAATCTTCCAGAAAGTATTGGTTATTGTCATCCGGTGAATATGTTACACTGGTTGGAAGATGTATCGATTATTATACAAACAATCACATTTCTTTTTGCAATGATTTGCAATGCCATTTTGTATATCGAAATAATTCGAACGCTCAACAGGAGAGTTGGTGTTATGGACATAAATACTGCGGACCGAGAGCAAAGGGGAGTAACTCTTCACCGCCTGGAATCGAATCCGGGACAAAATCATAGAGAGGTGACACGTCATATGCGGGATCGTATTGCTCGGATGCTCATTGTTAATGGTACCATATTCTTCTTGCTAATGGCACCATTTCAAATCATAATGCTTGCAAAGGCCTTCACTACAAAGGACCCACTTGTATGGGAAAAGGAGTTCGGAGCTTGGATGCAGATTTTTCGAGTACTGACATATCTTAACTCAATGGTAAATCCTATAGTATTCAATGTTACAAATCCTCGCTACAGGAAAGCATTTCAGGAGGCTTTCCTCTGCTCTAGATTGAAGGAAGACAATACATCAGTTGTGGTTTTAAGACCCTCTCATGACCAATAA